In Myxococcales bacterium, the sequence CGCCGGTCCGTTCGCGTCGAGGATGATGTCGAAGCCCGCGGGGGCCGCGCGCCGCCCAACCTTGAAGGGGTCCTCCTTCGACTTGTCGACGATAACGTCGGCGCCGAGCCGCTCCACGTGGGCCACCTTGTCGCTGTGGCCGACGACGGCGATGGTTCGTGCGCCCCGAAGTCGGGCGATTTGCAGCGCCGCCATGCCCACGCCGCCGCCGGCGGAGTGCACCATCACCCAGTCTCCCTCGCGCACGTGCGCGAGCTCCGAGAGCGCGTAGTGGGCCGTGAGAAACACGACGGGAAAACCGCCGGCCTCTTCTTCCGAGAACCCGTCGGGGATTGGAAATACCTGACGCCGCGGCACCGAGACGGCGGTCGCGTAACCACCGAAGCGCGTGAGCGCGACCACGCGCGCTCCTGCACGAACGTCGGTGACGTCGGCGGCGACGCGCTCGACGATGCCGGCGAGCTCAAAGCCCGGCGTGATGGGATAGCCAACGTACTTCTTCGCCGACGCGTACAGGCCCATGCGGACGATGCTGTCGGCGTAGTTGACGCCCATCGACTGAGACCGCACGAGGATCTCGCCCGGCTGCGGCACCGGGTCAGCGGCGCTCTCGACGTAGAGCTGCTCGAAGCCCCCAGGGCGATGGATGACGATGCGGCGCATCAGTGAAGATCTCGCACGATACGCTCCTCGTTCCAGCCGCGCGCCAGGAGCGCCGCCGACACTGACGTCACCATGGCCGGCGGACCGCAGACGAACGCCAAGGCCTGTCGCCCGAGCGCGGCGAGCGCCTCGTCGAGGTGCGCTTGGACGTGGCCGCGGCGCGCGGCCGCGGCTGGTTCCCTCGGTCGCGAGAGCGACGCCATCCACTGAAAGTGGGGCATGCGATGCGCCAAGGTGTCGAGGTCGTCGCGCCACAAGAGCTCGGACTCCTCTCGCGCTCCGAAGAGCAACAGCAGCGGGACCGGCGGTGCGTTGACGGCGTCGGCGATCATCGCGCGGAGGGGACTTACGCCCGTGCCGGCACCAACAAACAGCGCGGCACTCTCGCGCCTCTCGCCGCTTCGCGTGAACGCTCCGACGGGACCCTCGACCAGCACCTCGGCGCCGACGGCGAGGTCGCGGAGCGCCGTGGCCGTGGAGCTGGCGCGCTCCGACGAGCGATCCTCTGCGACGGCGATTTCGAGCGTGCCGGGCCCGTGCTCGCCGGGCGCCGACGCGATGGAGTAGGGCGCCCGTCTTACGCTGCCCGCGGCGCCTCGCACTTCAACGAAGACCGCTTGTCCGGCCTCGTGAGTGAAGGGGCCGTCCAATGCAAGGATGACGCGGCGGACCGTCGGGGAGAGCGGTTCCGCCGACTGGACGTTCGCGCGGTAGCGAGCGCTGCGGGGCACGGCGCAGATCTACGACGGCGGAGCCGGCGGCCCAACCACAATCGAATGCCAGGGCGGCTCGTCGCGGAGGCCAAGGCTTGCCGGATGCCGGTCGACTGACGCGATCTCCGCGACTAGTCTCCGGGGGTCCGATGAAGATTGCCACCTGGAATGTGAACGGCATTCGCGCGCGTGAGAGTCAGTTGCTCGAGTGGATTGAGAAAGAGTCGCCTGACGTCTTTTGCCTCCAGGAGATCAAGGCCGACCTCACGCAGCTGCCGCTCGGACTCGGGGCCCTGTCGACCTATCAGAGCTACTTTCACGGGAGCGGTGGCTATTCGGGCGTGAGTCTTCACGTGAAACGCACCCTCGCGGCCGAGCTCGGCAGCGGCGGGAAGGTCTCTTTTGACCATCCTCCGTTCGACTTTGAGACGCGCGTCGTGGAGGCACGCCTCGGCGACCTCAGCATCCTCTCCGTCTATGTGCCCAACGGCGGCAAGGACTACGCAGCGAAGCTCCGCTTCCTCGAGGCCTTCGCCTCGTGGGTGAGCGAGGCGCACGCCGGCGGAAGGCGCGTGGTGGTTTGCGGCGACCTCAACGTCGCGCATCGTCCTATCGATGTGCACCCAAGCCAGCGCGATGAGAAAGCCGTCGGTCAGCGTCCCGATGAGCGAGCGCTCTTTGACCGACTGCTGGGCGCCGGCCTCGTCGATCTGACGCGGGTGAAGTTCCCAGAGGACCCGCGCTTCTTTACTTGGTGGCCTTACTGGAAGGCGGCGCGCCAGCGAAACCTCGGGTGGCGCATCGACTACGTGCTCGCGCCTGCGTCGATGGCTGCGCAGGTGAGCGATGTCCGATCGTTGCGGGAGTTCGGGACGAGCGACCACGCTCCCCTCGTCGTCGAACTCTCAGGGCTCTCGTGACGCCGACGTCGCGCGCCGGCCTCGTGCTCGCCGTCCTCGCGGTGGCGTCCTCTTTGTCTTTTGGGTGCGCTCCGCGCGCTCCGCTCGAAGGCCCGCCGCCTCCGCCGCTCGTCGAGCCGCCGAAGGACGCGGGACAGCTATCGCTCGCGGCCGACGCGGCGCCAGTCTCGCGCGGCGACGCGTGGGAAAGCGCGGCCGTTGACCGCGCCGTGAGCGATGCGCTGGCGGAGAAGAAGCTCCCCGGATGCGTCGTGCTCATCGGCACGCGAAACGAGACGCTCCTGCGTCGCGCCTACGGCTCTCGCAGCGTTGAGCCCGCGGTCGAGGCCATGGATGCGGAGACCATTTTTGACTTGGCGTCGCTCACGAAACCGGTCGCCACGTCGCTCGCCGTTCACATTCTCGCCGATCGCAAGGCTCTTTCGCTCGATGACAAAGTGTCGCGGCATCTCTCGGCCTTCGCTGTCCCGGGGAAGGACAAGATCACGGTGCGCCAGCTCCTGCTCCACACGTCGGGGCTTCCCGCTGTCGCGCCGCGGGCGACCTTCGCGCGCGGCGGCGCCGACATGCTGCACAAGATCGCTCAGCTCAGCGCGGCGCCGGCGGGCTCGAGGTTTCGCTACTCCGACGTCGGCTACGTCGTCTTGAGCGAATTGGTCGCGAAGGTGGCCGGGAGGCCGCTCGACGTCTTCGCGAGGGAAGCCATCTTCGAGCCGCTGGGCATGCGAAACACGGGGTTTCGACCCTCGAGCGGTGACGCCGCTCGCATCGCGCCAACCGAGCGCAAAGACGGCGTTCCGCTGCGCGGCGAGGTGCACGACCCGATCGCTGCGTCGCTCGGCGGGGTCGCCGGCAACGCGGGGCTGTTCTCGACCGTTGACGATCTCGGGCGCTTTGCGCGGATGCTCCTCGCGCGGGGCAACGTGGTCGCCTCCTCGGGCGCTGGCCCCGGCACCGTCGGGAGCGTCCCGCCCAGCAAGGTGTCGCCGGGGGGCCGAATTCTGTCCGAGACCGCGTTCCACGAGTGGACGGCTGTGCATGACGTGCCCGCCGGCCTTCGAACGCCCGGCTGGGACGTGCGCACGACGCTCTCGCTCAACCGCGCGGAGAACCTGTCGCCGCGGGCCTTCGGTCACGGCGGCTACACGGGGACGGGTCTTTGGGTCGACCCGACGCGCGACTTGTTTCTCGTGTTCCTGTCAAACCGCGTTCACCCGGACGGCAAAGGCAACGCGGCGGCGCTCGTCGCCAAGATTGGGGGAGTCGCCGTCGACGCTGTCGACGCCAGCCTCGGGCGCTCGCCGAGGAGCAAGCTGTGCGTTGGGCCGACGGAGCCGGGCATCGACGTGCTCATGGGTGAGGGGATGAAGCGCTTCGCCGGCAAGCGCGTGGCGCTGCTCACCAACGCCGGGGCGCGGACCCGCTCTGGCGAGACCACGCTCGCCGCCTTGAAGCGCGCACTCGGCGATCGCCTCACGTTGCTCTTCGTTCCCGAACACGGCTTTGGTGCGGATGGAGAGGGCAAGATCGCCGACGGCGTCGTTGAGGGCGTGCCCGCGAAGAGCCTCTTCGGGGCCCGCCTCTCGCCTGACGATGCGGCCTTCGGTCTCTTCGACGTCCTCATCGTCGACCTGCCGGACGTGGGCCTTCGCTTCTTTACCTACGCCGCCACGCTCCACCGCGTGATGCGTGCGGCGAGCGCGCGCGGCAAGGAGGTGCTCGTGCTCGACCGACCGAATCCCCTCGGTGCGCTCGACGTCGACGGTCCGACGGACGTACCCGCCGGCTCGTTCGTGCATCATCATCCCATTCCGCTCGTCCACCAGATGACCATCGGTGAGCTGTCGTGGCTGCTCCACGCGGAGGAGCACCTTGGAACGGCGCTCGACGTCGTGCCCATGCGGGGCTACCCACCGAGGAGCTGGTTCGTTGAATCGGGACTCGCGTGGTCAGCGCCGTCACCGAAGCTCCTGACGTTCGATGCCGCCCTGGCCTATGCGGCCACGGCGCTGATCGAGGGGACCAACGTGAGCGTTGGACGAGGCACCGAGGAGCCGTTCCAGGTCTTCGGCGCTCCGTGGTTCAAGCCCGAGCTCGTCTTGCGCGAGCTCGCGCAGGCGAAGCTGGCAGGTGTGCAGTTCGCCGCCGCGACCTTCACGCCCGCGGCGGCGGCGCGATTCGCGAACCAGCCGCTACCTGCGCTTCGGATGAGGGTGACCGAGCGCGCGTCGTATCGGCCCGTTCGCGTCGGACTCGCCATCGCGACCGCGCTGAGGAGCGTTCACCGCGGCGACTGGGACGTGACGAAGCTCGACGACATGGTCGGCTCCAAGGTCGCGACGGCCGTGATTGAGGGGAAGGCGCTGTCCGCGGTGGAGAGCGTGTACGCGAAGGATCTGGCAAGCTTCGCCCGTCGCCGCGCGAAGTACTTGGCGTACGGCGGCTGTGAGAACGACCCGCGCCCGGGGACGGGGATCGGCGCCAGCGCGAACGGCGCGCCACTTCGGCTCCAGGCGGCACCAGCGGCACCAGCGGCACCGGGCGGACTGGGAGGACTGGGGGGACCGCCGGCGTCATCGGGCGTGCGCAGCGGTGTCGCGAACGACGCCGTCGTCAGGGACGGCGGAGCGTAGCGAGGAGCCGTCGCGCAGGCCTTGGCGTGGCGGGACCTGGTGCCGGGCGAACCGCGGGGCAACGCTTGCGTGTCCGCGTCGTGAGTCACGAGAGGGAACGAGGAGCAGCCTCGCCGGGTCGGCTATGCGTCGTCGCGTGGGTGCAGCGACGGCGTCGCCGAGGCCGCTCCGCGCGTGCCCTCAGCCTCCAATTCAGCTGTGACGTGCACGCCAAGAAGCAAGAGAAACGAAGCGACCCAGAACCAAACCAAGATCACGATGAGGATCGCGAGCGGGCCGTAGATCAGGTTGTATTGCCCGAGGCGCGACACATAAGCCGAAAAGAGCGGCATCGCGAGCACCAAGAGCGCCGTGGCGGACAACGCGCCAAGCAGGGCCGGACGCCAATGAGGGCGAGGGGAGGGGACCCACAGGATCAGCGCGAAGATGCCCGTTGCGAAGAACGCGGCGCGCGTCACCGTGGTAACGGCGACGGTGACGAAGCCCGAGAGTCCCCAGCGCTGGAGCAAGACCTCGATGGCGATACCGGAGGCCGTGCCGAGGAGCAGGACCGCGCCAGCGGCCACGAGGAGCGCGATTTCGCGCAGCACGGCTAGGCCGGGATGGAGCGACGTGGGCGGCCGCGACAGAGCCTCGTTCAGTGCGAACGTGAGCGTCGAGAAGACTCGGCTACCCGTCCAAACAAGGACGAGCAGCGCCACGAGCCCAACGCGACCGCGCTGCTCGATCGCCTCCCGCACGTCGCGAGCCAACGTGTGGTTGACGGACGGCAACAGGCGACCGACTCCGTTGACGATCTGTTCAACGGCCCACCCCTCGTCGACGATCGTCGCTGTGATCGTGACGCCCAGGAGCGCCGCCGGGAAGACTGAGAGGAGCGAGTAGTACGCGAGCGCCGCTGCCCATTCGGCACCGTGCCGCGTGTAGAGCTTGCGCGCCGCGGTCCAGAGCAGCGCGGGGACATCGAGCAGGCGCGAGCGTGACACGCGCCTATGCCGCGTCGCTCCAGCCGTATGCCGCGACGCCGCGGCTTCGAAGCGAGCGACGCATCGTCTCTGCGCGGCTCGCGTCTCCCGACAGCGCGGCGGCGATGCCGGCACAGAACTCGTCGAGGGTCTTGCCGCCGCAGGCCTCCAGGTCGCCCCCTTCGTCGCGAACGATGAGCATCCACTCGCGCGCCGCAGCCTTGGTCTTGGCCTCGAGAGCAACGCTCGTAGCGTCGGGCCTCACGGCCAAGCCAGCGGCCACCAAGGCGTCGGTGCCGCCAAATTCGCTCGCCGCGACGCCGTGCCCCGACATCAACGCGAGCAGCGCAGTCGCGCCGGCGTGAGTTCCCGCGATGTCGACGATGGTCTCCACGAGGCGCGCGAACGCGTCCGTCGCGCGCGACTCCTCGATAAGGACGACGCTGGACTCCGGAGGCGGACTCCCCACCGCGCCGGACACGAACGCGGGGACGACCATGGTGTCTCGCGGCGCTGCCGCACCGGCGTCCGCGTTCGCCTTGGCATCGACCTCGGCGGTCACAACCAAAGGCGCATCCGCGTGACCTTCGGCGATGGGAGCTGCGCCACACTCGGGCATCGTCGGCGCGATGCGTTCGGGCGCGTCCGCGATGGCGATGAGGGTGTCGTCGCCGTCACCCAGGTTCCGCGAGTCCGTCGCCGTCGCGGCGCTTTCGAGCACGACCGGGGCCGGTGCGGGGTCCGCGCACCGCGGCGCCGCATCGAGGTCGCTCTCGCTCACGCCTTCCGTCAAGCTGATGCTCAGCGGAGGCAGGCGCGGAATTTCGAGGCTCGTGAAGGCGAGGTCGATGCTCTCTTCGGGGACGTCGCAGCCGTCCTCGCAGACCGCCGCGATGAGGCGAATCATCGAATCACGCGGGCTGTGCGGCGCATCGCCGACGATCTCAATTTCGGCCTCCGTCGCGAGCAGCTCGGGCAGATCGTCCACGACGGCGGCTTCGCCGTCGCCGAACGGATCTTCGACATCCGGAAAGAGCACCGGGTCGATGAAGCCCGCGTGAAGGTCGGGGTTCGCGTTCGGAAACTCGGCGGAAGCGTAGAGAGGTGCGCGCATGTAGGATAAGAGTCGTCCACCGCCGCGCGGAGCGCAAAAAACCGGCGATTGGTGCGGCAGGTACCCGTGCGGGCCAGCGGCGCGCGCGCTTATGCAAGCACCTATGACGTTCGCGGTTCGTAAGGATGCAACTGGCCCAATGAGTTGACCGCTCGCGTGGCCCGCGGGCTAGAAGGCTCCATGGGTAAAGTCGATGACATGCGCCGTCAGCGTGAAGAACAGGCGCTGCAGCGGGAGCGCCGCGCCGTCGCGCCGGCTCCGAAGGCAGCGGTCCCCGCGGCGAGCGTCGTCGACCCCGTCGTTCCGGTCGCCGCTCCCGTCGCCGCGGACGTCGCGCGCGACGCGAAGCCGCGCGTCGTAGCGAGCAAGCCCGTCAGCGCCGAGGAGGCCACGGAGGGAAAGTGTTCTGGCTGCGGCAAGCTGCGCCCACTGCAGCGTGGTCTTGTGGCGAACCATCAGAAGGGGTTCGGCAAGATGTGCCCCGGTGCACGCAAGGTGCCCGAGAGCTAACGCCAGCGAGCGCCCATGACGGCCTCGCCCGCGGCGATCTAGCGCGTGGCCGCGAGGACCACCGGGCTCGGGACGATGCTTCGCGTCTGGCTCGGTTGTCCGCAGTCGGGGCAACGCCTCCCGGCGCCGTCGAAGTTTACCGCGTCGCAGTCGGTGCACACCGCCAGATCGGCTTCATAGGGCCGCGCCGAGTGGAGGTAGTCGACGACGAACAGTGAGAGGACGCGCGCCTCGAGGCGCATGCGCGGCCGGTCGGCGGGAAGCCACACACCGTCTCGTTCCCCGCCCTCGAGGATGCTTCGCTCTCGAATGCACTCGGTCACGCAGGTGGTGTCGCCCCGTAGGAGATCCGCGAGCGCCGACGACACGGCCACGCGCACCAAATGGAGGAGCTCGTCGAGCGTCTCCTCGCGAATTGCGTTCTGTGCACTCTGCATACTAGGCGGGGGCATGCTCTCGGTCCCAACCTGGGCGCTGAGCTCACGATACGGACCGACGAGCCACGCGACGAGCTCGCGCTTGCCCCACCCGGCCCGCGTCCCCTCCAAGAAGGCGAGTCCCGCGGCGCGGCACGCCTCCGCGAATTGGCGCTCCGGGTGTGGGCCACTTTGCGTTTCGGTGGTTGCGTCGGCGTTGGGCACGAGGGCCTGCCCTGCAAGGGCAATGCGCAGGCACCGCGCGGCTCCTGGTCACACCAGCGCTCATCCCCCCGCGGTCTCTCTTCCCAGTGCTCTCGTGGGCTTCGATGGGCCCGCGTCGTGTGCGACTCCCGCGCTGATCGGCGAGCGTTCCAGCGAGGCCGAGGTCGGGGGCCCCCGCCGGCAGCCCCCAATCGAGGGGCCGAGCCATCGGACGGCGGCAGCCGCGGCGGACCCGCGCCGGTGCTTCGACGGCGTCGCAGGCCAACATCGCGCGAGGCGTCATCGGTGCGGGGTCACAGGTGCAGACCTGCTCGCAGCGCCAAGGAAGCGGCCAGCCCAACGCCGCCGCCTGCCACACCAAACTGCGGATCGTTGGTCGTCGCGAGCGCGGGTCGGCGCACGAACAAGACCTCACCCATGCCCGCACCGCCGATGGAGAACGACCGCGTGAGATAGTAGTCGAGGCCTAGATCGAGCCCCGCATTCCAACCCCGCACGCGCAAGTCTTCGCTCGGCGTCGGACTTGAAGCGTCGGAGAACGCCGACCGACTGAAGTTCCCAACAAAGCTGTAGCCGGCGTGCAGGCCGGCGAAGCCGTCCCACCTCCCAACGGGGATGTGAAGCGCGACCTCACCGTTC encodes:
- a CDS encoding zinc-binding dehydrogenase, translating into MRRIVIHRPGGFEQLYVESAADPVPQPGEILVRSQSMGVNYADSIVRMGLYASAKKYVGYPITPGFELAGIVERVAADVTDVRAGARVVALTRFGGYATAVSVPRRQVFPIPDGFSEEEAGGFPVVFLTAHYALSELAHVREGDWVMVHSAGGGVGMAALQIARLRGARTIAVVGHSDKVAHVERLGADVIVDKSKEDPFKVGRRAAPAGFDIILDANGPATLAASYENLRPTGRLVVYGFHSMLPRGTGRVNFLRLAIDYLKIPRFSPMSLTNDNKSVLAFNLSYLFEETSLLERGMDQLLVWAKEGRIKPLPTRAYRFEHVAQAHRDLESGKTVGKLVLVA
- a CDS encoding FAD-dependent oxidoreductase, giving the protein MPRSARYRANVQSAEPLSPTVRRVILALDGPFTHEAGQAVFVEVRGAAGSVRRAPYSIASAPGEHGPGTLEIAVAEDRSSERASSTATALRDLAVGAEVLVEGPVGAFTRSGERRESAALFVGAGTGVSPLRAMIADAVNAPPVPLLLLFGAREESELLWRDDLDTLAHRMPHFQWMASLSRPREPAAAARRGHVQAHLDEALAALGRQALAFVCGPPAMVTSVSAALLARGWNEERIVRDLH
- the xth gene encoding exodeoxyribonuclease III; amino-acid sequence: MKIATWNVNGIRARESQLLEWIEKESPDVFCLQEIKADLTQLPLGLGALSTYQSYFHGSGGYSGVSLHVKRTLAAELGSGGKVSFDHPPFDFETRVVEARLGDLSILSVYVPNGGKDYAAKLRFLEAFASWVSEAHAGGRRVVVCGDLNVAHRPIDVHPSQRDEKAVGQRPDERALFDRLLGAGLVDLTRVKFPEDPRFFTWWPYWKAARQRNLGWRIDYVLAPASMAAQVSDVRSLREFGTSDHAPLVVELSGLS
- a CDS encoding DUF1343 domain-containing protein, whose translation is MTPTSRAGLVLAVLAVASSLSFGCAPRAPLEGPPPPPLVEPPKDAGQLSLAADAAPVSRGDAWESAAVDRAVSDALAEKKLPGCVVLIGTRNETLLRRAYGSRSVEPAVEAMDAETIFDLASLTKPVATSLAVHILADRKALSLDDKVSRHLSAFAVPGKDKITVRQLLLHTSGLPAVAPRATFARGGADMLHKIAQLSAAPAGSRFRYSDVGYVVLSELVAKVAGRPLDVFAREAIFEPLGMRNTGFRPSSGDAARIAPTERKDGVPLRGEVHDPIAASLGGVAGNAGLFSTVDDLGRFARMLLARGNVVASSGAGPGTVGSVPPSKVSPGGRILSETAFHEWTAVHDVPAGLRTPGWDVRTTLSLNRAENLSPRAFGHGGYTGTGLWVDPTRDLFLVFLSNRVHPDGKGNAAALVAKIGGVAVDAVDASLGRSPRSKLCVGPTEPGIDVLMGEGMKRFAGKRVALLTNAGARTRSGETTLAALKRALGDRLTLLFVPEHGFGADGEGKIADGVVEGVPAKSLFGARLSPDDAAFGLFDVLIVDLPDVGLRFFTYAATLHRVMRAASARGKEVLVLDRPNPLGALDVDGPTDVPAGSFVHHHPIPLVHQMTIGELSWLLHAEEHLGTALDVVPMRGYPPRSWFVESGLAWSAPSPKLLTFDAALAYAATALIEGTNVSVGRGTEEPFQVFGAPWFKPELVLRELAQAKLAGVQFAAATFTPAAAARFANQPLPALRMRVTERASYRPVRVGLAIATALRSVHRGDWDVTKLDDMVGSKVATAVIEGKALSAVESVYAKDLASFARRRAKYLAYGGCENDPRPGTGIGASANGAPLRLQAAPAAPAAPGGLGGLGGPPASSGVRSGVANDAVVRDGGA
- a CDS encoding YihY/virulence factor BrkB family protein, with translation MSRSRLLDVPALLWTAARKLYTRHGAEWAAALAYYSLLSVFPAALLGVTITATIVDEGWAVEQIVNGVGRLLPSVNHTLARDVREAIEQRGRVGLVALLVLVWTGSRVFSTLTFALNEALSRPPTSLHPGLAVLREIALLVAAGAVLLLGTASGIAIEVLLQRWGLSGFVTVAVTTVTRAAFFATGIFALILWVPSPRPHWRPALLGALSATALLVLAMPLFSAYVSRLGQYNLIYGPLAILIVILVWFWVASFLLLLGVHVTAELEAEGTRGAASATPSLHPRDDA